A window of Myxococcota bacterium contains these coding sequences:
- a CDS encoding response regulator transcription factor — MVHPASVLLVEDERNASARVREALASAPSLRVVGTASSLAEATRMLAETAPDLLVTDLGLPDGNGIELIRSVVRRRLPTLCLVHTVFADDQTVFDALEAGALGYLLKDESPRELRRCTLELLAGGSPMSPSIARKVLGRFRAPAQADAPEQPRLSAREREVLELIVKGFKYDEIAKLLVISAATVATHAQHIYRKLAVNSRSEAAYEAAQLGLIDLKT; from the coding sequence ATGGTCCATCCGGCGTCGGTCTTGCTGGTCGAGGACGAGCGGAACGCGAGCGCGCGCGTGCGCGAGGCGCTCGCGTCCGCGCCTTCGCTCCGAGTCGTCGGCACCGCCAGCAGCCTAGCCGAGGCGACCCGGATGCTCGCGGAGACGGCTCCCGATCTGCTGGTCACCGATCTCGGTCTGCCGGACGGCAACGGCATCGAGCTGATCCGGAGCGTGGTCCGGCGCAGGCTGCCGACACTCTGCCTCGTCCACACGGTGTTCGCCGACGACCAGACGGTCTTCGACGCGCTCGAGGCCGGCGCGCTCGGCTACCTCCTAAAGGACGAGAGCCCGCGCGAGCTGCGTCGCTGCACGCTCGAGCTGTTGGCGGGCGGCTCGCCGATGAGCCCGTCGATCGCGCGCAAGGTGCTGGGCAGGTTCCGCGCGCCCGCGCAGGCAGATGCGCCGGAGCAGCCCCGCCTCTCTGCGCGCGAGCGCGAGGTGCTCGAGCTGATCGTCAAGGGCTTCAAATACGACGAGATCGCGAAGCTGCTCGTGATCTCCGCCGCGACCGTGGCGACGCACGCGCAGCACATCTACCGCAAGCTGGCCGTCAACTCGCGCAGCGAAGCCGCCTACGAGGCGGCGCAGCTCGGACTGATCGACCTCAAGACCTAG